The Elephas maximus indicus isolate mEleMax1 chromosome 19, mEleMax1 primary haplotype, whole genome shotgun sequence genome contains a region encoding:
- the DUSP3 gene encoding dual specificity protein phosphatase 3: MAGPCELSVQDLNDLLSDGSGCYSLPSQPCNEVTPRIYVGNASVAQDIPMLQKLGITHVLNAAEGRSFMHVNTSANFYKDSGITYLGIKANDTQEFNLSAFFEKAADFIDQALAQKNGRVLVHCREGYSRSPTLVIAYLMMRQKMDVKSALSIVRQNREIGPNDGFLAQLCHLNDRLVKEGKL; encoded by the exons ATGGCGGGCCCGTGCGAACTCTCAGTGCAGGACCTCAACGATCTGCTCTCGGACGGCAGCGGCTGCTACAGCCTCCCGAGCCAGCCCTGCAACGAGGTCACCCCGAGGATCTACGTGGGCAACGC ATCTGTGGCTCAAGACATCCCCATGCTGCAGAAACTGGGCATCACCCATGTTCTGAACGCTGCTGAAGGCAGGTCCTTCATGCATGTCAACACCAGTGCCAATTTCTACAAGGACTCCGGCATCACCTACCTGGGCATCAAGGCCAACGACACACAGGAGTTCAACCTCAGCGCCTTCTTTGAAAAAGCTGCAGACTTCATTGACCAGGCCCTGGCTCAAAAGAATG GCCGGGTGCTCGTTCACTGCCGCGAAGGTTACAGCCGCTCCCCAACCCTAGTCATCGCGTACCTCATGATGCGTCAGAAGATGGACGTCAAGTCTGCTCTGAGCATCGTGAGGCAGAACCGTGAGATTGGCCCCAATGATGGTTTTCTGGCCCAACTCTGCCATCTCAATGACAGACTAGTCAAGGAGGGGAAATTGTAA
- the CFAP97D1 gene encoding sperm axonemal maintenance protein CFAP97D1 produces MNNSLDYLAYPVIVSNHRQSTTFRRKLDFGHYIFHKNRIQIVKPTVDTKPPVAHTHHILKLSKLQGEQKRIDKIEYENKQLCQKIANAHRGPARVDCWNEYFSKSLNRETRNRELVRITVENQGILKRLGDRKPHYDRRTSEIDWQNSRRYIRNTTRYLLSQDE; encoded by the exons ATGAACAATTCCTTGGATTACCTGGCCTACCCTGTAATCGTCTCTAATCACAGGCAAAGCACAACCTTCAGGAGGAAACTGGACTTTGGCCACTACATATTTCACAAGAATAGAATACAAATAG TGAAGCCTACTGTGGACACCAAACCTCCAGTGGCACATACACATCACATTTTAAAATTGAGCAAACTACAG GGCGAACAAAAGAGAATCGACAAGATTGAATACGAAAACAAGCAACTGTGTCAGAAAATCGCAAATGCCCACCGCGGCCCCGCCAGGGTGGACTGTTGGAACGAATACTTTTCCAAGAG CTTAAACCGAGAAACAAGGAACCGGGAGCTAGTGAGAATCACTGTGGAAAACCAGGGCATTCTGAAGAGGCTTGGCGATCGTAAACCCCACTATGACCGCAGGACATCCGAGATAGACTGGCAG aattCAAGGCGCTATATCAGAAATACAACAAGGTACCTTCTCTCCCAAGATGAATAG